Proteins encoded together in one Rubripirellula reticaptiva window:
- a CDS encoding sulfite exporter TauE/SafE family protein, whose protein sequence is MNRLLAEMTISSNDVISMLPIAAILCFGIFVQSAAGFAAGLLIVPSLLWCGFTIPAAQSALLVATIPQNIWGVWSFRKDIVPRSLVWPAVGRVAMLPVGVSILYSMDSLSTETIRQIVGAAVLISTLAIAWFKPLPRTHLHPLWAWLVFPVSGFLQGIVGMGGPVMVFWVQAHDWDTKRIRGFLFGMYLMSIVPGLTILYFAFGDRIILPGLLATASTPALWISSVLGLRLGTWLGRDRLRTLTLMLLLLLGVSGLAAPWLR, encoded by the coding sequence GTGAATCGCTTGCTCGCTGAAATGACCATCAGCAGCAATGACGTGATCTCGATGTTGCCGATCGCGGCGATACTCTGCTTCGGGATCTTCGTGCAATCGGCGGCTGGATTCGCAGCCGGCTTGTTGATCGTCCCGTCGCTGTTGTGGTGCGGCTTTACGATCCCGGCTGCTCAGTCGGCTTTGTTGGTAGCCACGATTCCACAAAATATTTGGGGCGTTTGGTCGTTTCGCAAGGACATCGTTCCTCGCAGTCTAGTTTGGCCGGCGGTTGGTCGCGTCGCCATGTTGCCGGTCGGCGTGTCGATCTTGTACTCAATGGATTCGTTGTCGACAGAAACGATTCGGCAGATCGTTGGCGCCGCCGTTTTGATTTCAACCTTAGCGATTGCTTGGTTCAAACCGCTGCCCCGAACGCATCTGCATCCTCTTTGGGCGTGGTTGGTGTTTCCTGTTTCTGGATTCTTGCAAGGCATCGTGGGGATGGGAGGCCCAGTGATGGTGTTCTGGGTTCAGGCACATGATTGGGACACGAAACGAATTCGTGGATTCTTGTTCGGCATGTATCTGATGAGCATCGTGCCAGGACTGACCATTTTGTATTTCGCGTTCGGCGATCGGATCATCTTGCCTGGACTATTGGCGACTGCGTCGACGCCGGCGCTATGGATCAGCTCAGTCTTAGGTCTTCGGTTGGGAACTTGGCTTGGCCGAGATCGATTGCGAACGCTGACGCTTATGCTGTTGTTGCTGTTGGGGGTTTCCGGATTGGCCGCACCGTGGCTTCGCTAA
- a CDS encoding ABC transporter ATP-binding protein produces the protein MSHVELRDIHSMLGGVDIIKGLNFRFPSENAAQDSNPYIVLLGASGCGKSTMLRIIAGLLKPDSGEVVISGKDVCGVPSRKRDVSMVFQHDALYPHLTISQSLDLSARRIADAEGRKAQIERAIELTGIAPLLQRRPDRLSGGEIRRASIAKMIARKATVRLLDEPLSALDGPVRQVLARDLRLLHDDQLGTTIHVTHDGNEAMRMADAIAVMDNGVIVQFAPPTEIYDRPASINVARTIGSPMMNFFAASIDRDRWTFQSPAIQLDTGFPFSSFRTQREIVVGVRPEHFEMQSSGDAALRISMPANEVAHSRVSESTEMTSLLDREAFTAVISRQAVASSDPFVFSASQEDLHFFDADTGLRIESGESLAR, from the coding sequence ATGTCGCACGTCGAATTGCGGGACATTCACTCGATGTTGGGGGGAGTGGACATCATAAAGGGACTGAATTTTCGGTTTCCGTCTGAAAACGCGGCTCAGGATTCGAATCCCTACATCGTGCTTTTGGGGGCTAGCGGCTGTGGAAAATCGACGATGCTTCGCATCATCGCTGGGCTATTGAAGCCGGATTCTGGTGAGGTGGTGATCAGCGGCAAAGATGTTTGTGGAGTTCCATCACGCAAACGAGATGTATCGATGGTGTTCCAGCATGATGCGTTGTACCCGCATCTGACCATCAGCCAATCGCTCGACTTATCGGCTCGTCGAATCGCCGATGCTGAGGGTCGTAAAGCACAGATCGAACGGGCTATCGAGCTGACCGGGATCGCTCCCTTGCTACAGCGGCGGCCCGACCGCCTTAGTGGCGGTGAAATCCGCCGTGCTTCGATCGCTAAAATGATCGCGAGAAAAGCGACGGTACGTTTGCTGGACGAACCACTGTCGGCGCTCGATGGGCCCGTTCGTCAAGTGCTTGCTCGCGACTTGCGACTGCTTCATGACGATCAGCTCGGCACCACCATCCATGTGACCCACGACGGCAACGAGGCGATGCGTATGGCCGACGCGATCGCAGTGATGGATAACGGAGTGATCGTGCAGTTCGCGCCGCCGACCGAAATCTATGACCGTCCGGCGTCGATCAACGTGGCTCGTACCATCGGTTCGCCGATGATGAATTTCTTTGCGGCGTCCATCGATCGAGATCGTTGGACGTTTCAGAGTCCGGCGATTCAGTTGGACACAGGGTTTCCGTTTTCGTCGTTTCGGACGCAACGTGAAATTGTTGTCGGTGTTCGGCCCGAGCATTTTGAAATGCAGTCCAGCGGTGACGCGGCTTTACGGATTTCGATGCCGGCGAATGAAGTGGCTCACTCTCGGGTGAGCGAAAGTACGGAGATGACTTCGTTACTCGATCGTGAAGCCTTCACGGCTGTAATTTCTCGGCAAGCCGTGGCATCGTCCGATCCGTTTGTCTTCTCGGCGTCGCAGGAAGACCTGCATTTTTTTGATGCCGACACTGGGCTGCGAATTGAAAGCGGTGAATCGCTTGCTCGCTGA
- the msrB gene encoding peptide-methionine (R)-S-oxide reductase MsrB produces MTLRHILSLTTLLTLITCVTDPNHRVAADESSAKIQTEFSDAPNERSASADKEIYVPKSEKELRRSLTRIQFDVTQNESTEPAFRNKYWNNKDKGEYTCIVCGQKLFTSDTKFKSGTGWPSFYAPADNKNVGYKTDNYLFYTRTEVHCSRCNAHLGHVFDDGPKPTGKRYCMNSASMNFVEKKSSKLNEDKAPADSPSESK; encoded by the coding sequence ATGACGCTTCGCCATATCCTTTCGCTGACCACGCTGCTGACTCTTATCACGTGCGTCACTGATCCAAATCATCGTGTCGCAGCTGACGAAAGCTCAGCCAAAATTCAAACAGAATTTTCGGACGCTCCCAACGAGCGAAGTGCATCCGCGGACAAAGAAATCTACGTCCCGAAGAGTGAAAAAGAACTACGCCGATCATTAACCCGAATTCAGTTCGATGTGACGCAAAATGAATCCACCGAACCTGCGTTTCGCAACAAATACTGGAACAACAAAGACAAGGGCGAGTACACTTGCATTGTGTGCGGTCAAAAACTTTTTACCAGCGATACGAAATTCAAGTCGGGCACCGGCTGGCCAAGCTTTTATGCGCCGGCCGACAATAAGAACGTTGGCTACAAAACCGACAACTATCTTTTCTACACGAGAACCGAAGTCCACTGCTCGCGCTGCAATGCACACTTGGGACACGTGTTCGACGATGGTCCAAAGCCGACCGGAAAACGCTACTGCATGAACAGTGCGTCGATGAACTTTGTCGAAAAGAAATCGTCGAAGTTAAACGAAGATAAAGCACCGGCTGATTCGCCATCTGAATCGAAATGA
- the bioD gene encoding dethiobiotin synthase — translation MMLSPQHPTPLTLFFAGTDTDVGKTFVACAVARALSRSGKRVGVYKPVASGCRDENGTRIADDATALWQAAGCSVLIDQVCPQKFLAPLAPPAAAEAEGTCVDAALLHRGADALHDQCDLLIVEGAGGLFSPLADGVLNIDLVKQFVGAKVVIVAANRLGAIHQTLATIEAARHRGVNPAGLILNDITGTSDSSIQTNASQIRQFTDVPILAELPYRHFDSDGESAGALSSFNFDDFFSTKFIDALFMQ, via the coding sequence ATGATGTTGTCGCCCCAACATCCTACGCCTCTAACGCTCTTCTTTGCAGGCACCGATACGGACGTGGGAAAGACCTTCGTGGCCTGTGCCGTCGCCCGGGCACTTTCTCGATCCGGCAAACGAGTCGGTGTCTATAAGCCGGTCGCCAGCGGATGTCGCGACGAAAACGGGACCCGCATTGCCGATGACGCCACCGCATTGTGGCAGGCGGCTGGATGTTCGGTCTTAATCGATCAAGTTTGTCCGCAAAAGTTTCTGGCGCCACTTGCGCCGCCCGCGGCGGCAGAAGCCGAAGGAACTTGTGTTGACGCGGCCCTGCTTCATCGCGGGGCCGATGCGCTTCATGACCAGTGCGACCTGCTGATCGTCGAAGGCGCTGGCGGCTTGTTCAGCCCGTTGGCCGACGGTGTGCTGAACATTGATTTGGTGAAACAGTTTGTCGGCGCAAAGGTAGTGATCGTTGCCGCAAATCGATTGGGTGCGATCCATCAAACTTTGGCGACGATCGAAGCGGCGAGGCATCGCGGTGTGAATCCGGCGGGCCTGATTTTGAATGACATAACAGGCACGTCTGATTCGTCAATCCAAACCAACGCATCGCAAATTAGGCAATTTACCGACGTGCCGATCTTGGCCGAGTTGCCCTACCGTCATTTCGATTCAGATGGCGAATCAGCCGGTGCTTTATCTTCGTTTAACTTCGACGATTTCTTTTCGACAAAGTTCATCGACGCACTGTTCATGCAGTAG
- a CDS encoding carbon-nitrogen hydrolase encodes MKDQIVGRNVRLSLVQMRDAGSVSANIAAATKWIEEAAGDGGQVICLQELFTGPYPCQSEDHCMFDLAESIPGPSTNELSKIAAQHDVVIVAPLFERRAPGLYHNTVAVIDADGSIAGIYRKMHIPDDPLFYEKFYFTPGDLGFTPIQTRYAKLGVGICWDQWYPEAARLFALAGAEILLYPTAIGWIDEEKDEFGSGQQDAWQTSMRAHSIANGLWLGAANRVGIEGRLEFWGTSFITSPRGEVVAQAGTSEECVVTTDCQIDDIDVVRTHWPFLRDRRIDAYEGLTKRYLD; translated from the coding sequence ATGAAGGACCAGATCGTGGGACGCAATGTTCGCCTATCGTTAGTTCAAATGCGAGACGCTGGCTCCGTTTCCGCCAACATCGCGGCGGCAACAAAGTGGATCGAAGAGGCAGCCGGCGACGGCGGCCAAGTCATTTGTCTGCAAGAGTTGTTTACCGGCCCCTATCCTTGCCAATCGGAAGACCACTGCATGTTCGACTTGGCCGAATCGATCCCGGGCCCGTCGACCAATGAGCTATCGAAGATTGCTGCTCAACACGACGTCGTGATCGTCGCGCCGCTATTTGAACGCCGAGCACCGGGGCTTTACCACAATACGGTCGCCGTGATTGACGCCGACGGCAGTATCGCGGGCATCTACCGCAAAATGCACATTCCCGATGATCCGTTATTTTACGAAAAGTTCTACTTCACGCCTGGCGATCTTGGATTTACGCCAATCCAGACTCGATACGCGAAACTCGGCGTGGGAATCTGTTGGGACCAGTGGTATCCCGAAGCGGCGCGGTTGTTCGCACTTGCCGGTGCCGAGATCCTGCTTTATCCGACCGCGATTGGCTGGATAGACGAAGAAAAAGACGAGTTCGGCAGCGGCCAGCAAGATGCTTGGCAAACGTCGATGCGAGCTCACTCGATCGCCAATGGGTTGTGGCTCGGTGCCGCTAACCGAGTCGGCATCGAAGGCCGGCTGGAGTTCTGGGGAACGTCGTTCATCACCTCCCCGCGCGGCGAGGTGGTCGCCCAAGCTGGCACGTCTGAAGAATGTGTCGTCACTACGGATTGCCAAATCGACGATATCGATGTGGTCCGGACTCACTGGCCTTTCCTGAGAGACCGCCGAATCGACGCTTACGAAGGACTAACGAAGCGATACTTGGACTAG